One stretch of Croceibacterium atlanticum DNA includes these proteins:
- a CDS encoding LrgB family protein, with protein sequence MSELASILQSQLLWLAVTLVVFDMAERISRRSKRHPLCHPVLLSVPVLIGILLATDTPYPVYLSGTGFLGFLLGPAVVGLAVPIWHQRALIRRLALPITLSLLGGSITAIVSAVGILSLFGAPQEILASIAPRASTTPVAMAMADQLGGIPALAAVIVLIAGVSGGVTVTPLFNAMGITDYRARGFAVGVSSHGFGAARAFQVDPTAGAFASLGMALNALATASLLSILALLL encoded by the coding sequence ATGAGCGAGCTTGCCTCCATCCTGCAAAGCCAGCTGCTATGGCTGGCGGTGACGCTGGTTGTCTTCGACATGGCGGAACGGATTTCCAGACGCAGCAAACGCCATCCGCTGTGCCACCCCGTGCTGCTGTCCGTGCCGGTGCTGATCGGCATATTGCTGGCAACCGACACGCCCTATCCCGTCTATCTCAGCGGGACCGGATTTCTCGGTTTCCTGCTTGGCCCGGCCGTGGTCGGCCTGGCGGTGCCGATCTGGCATCAGCGCGCGCTTATCCGGCGGCTGGCCCTGCCCATTACCCTGTCGCTATTGGGCGGATCCATTACCGCCATCGTCAGCGCGGTGGGCATATTGTCGCTGTTCGGCGCGCCGCAGGAAATCCTGGCATCCATCGCCCCGCGCGCATCCACCACGCCGGTTGCAATGGCCATGGCAGACCAATTGGGCGGCATTCCCGCCCTGGCAGCAGTGATTGTGCTGATTGCCGGTGTTTCCGGCGGGGTGACGGTGACACCGCTGTTCAACGCCATGGGCATTACCGATTACCGGGCCCGCGGCTTTGCCGTTGGCGTTTCATCGCATGGGTTCGGTGCTGCGCGCGCTTTTCAGGTCGATCCCACGGCGGGTGCCTTTGCCAGCCTTGGAATGGCTCTCAACGCGCTGGCAACGGCCAGCCTGCTGTCGATCCTCGCCCTGCTATTGTGA
- the cobT gene encoding cobaltochelatase subunit CobT: MADETPLDRFKLALTGAARAIAREPEIELNWSSDGPGLQGTSMRVPMPGRALPAAEAREARGMADSYSLRMRHHDEALHRRNMPAEPSARACYDAIEQVRYEALGENNYAGMRDNLEAATELRMRSDPISRATTADEVPMQSALALMLREQLTGQPIPASAKQGVEMVREFIESRTGDDFERLALSLDDQKAFQSLSLDMLRHLDITRAEEVDEPGPEDSEDDQDGQNEDQGDNDQDQGEQEQTRREQTSAESGEGEGDDESTQEIEQEQESTQGDVGDEGEEGMMPVRPNRPWTDLPESFDYKVFTEEYDEVVEAQELCDQDELGRLRAYLDSQLTGLQGVVTRLANRLQRRLMAQQNRSWDFDQEEGMLDAARLARVIISPGHSLSYKVEQEQDFKDTVVTLLIDNSGSMRGRPISIAAISADIMARTLERCGVKVEILGFTTRAWKGGQSREKWLNSGKPANPGRLNDLRHIIYKKADEPMRRARRNLGLMMREGLLKENIDGEALLWAHTRLLARPEDRRILMVISDGAPVDDSTLSVNNAGYLETHLRKVIDWIERQSPVQLVAIGIGHDVNRYYRRAVTIMDVEQLGGTIIEQLADLFEVE; the protein is encoded by the coding sequence TTGGCAGACGAAACTCCACTCGATCGTTTCAAGCTCGCGCTGACCGGCGCGGCGCGTGCCATCGCGCGCGAGCCCGAAATCGAGCTTAACTGGTCCAGCGATGGGCCGGGGCTTCAGGGCACGTCCATGCGCGTGCCGATGCCGGGCCGCGCCCTGCCTGCTGCCGAAGCGCGTGAAGCGCGGGGAATGGCGGACAGCTATTCCCTGCGTATGCGCCATCATGACGAGGCGCTGCATCGCCGCAACATGCCGGCGGAACCTTCCGCCCGTGCCTGTTATGATGCGATCGAACAGGTCCGCTACGAAGCGCTGGGCGAAAACAATTACGCCGGAATGCGCGATAATCTGGAAGCGGCGACCGAATTGCGGATGCGGTCGGACCCGATTTCACGCGCCACCACCGCCGACGAAGTGCCGATGCAGTCCGCATTGGCGCTGATGCTGCGCGAACAGCTGACCGGCCAGCCGATCCCCGCCAGCGCGAAGCAGGGCGTGGAGATGGTGCGCGAATTCATCGAAAGCCGGACAGGGGACGATTTCGAACGGCTGGCCCTGTCGCTGGACGACCAGAAGGCGTTCCAGTCGCTCTCGCTCGACATGTTGCGCCATCTCGACATTACCCGCGCGGAAGAGGTGGACGAACCCGGCCCTGAGGATAGCGAAGACGACCAGGACGGTCAGAACGAAGACCAGGGCGACAATGATCAGGACCAGGGCGAGCAGGAACAGACCCGCCGCGAACAGACCAGCGCCGAAAGCGGCGAGGGCGAGGGGGATGACGAGTCCACCCAGGAGATAGAGCAGGAGCAGGAAAGCACGCAGGGCGATGTCGGGGACGAAGGCGAAGAGGGCATGATGCCCGTCCGCCCGAACCGGCCCTGGACGGACTTGCCAGAAAGCTTCGATTACAAGGTCTTTACCGAGGAATATGATGAAGTCGTGGAAGCACAGGAACTGTGCGACCAGGACGAACTGGGCCGCCTGCGCGCCTATCTGGACAGCCAGCTGACCGGGCTGCAGGGCGTGGTCACGCGGCTGGCCAACCGGCTGCAGCGGCGGTTGATGGCGCAACAGAACCGGAGCTGGGACTTCGACCAGGAAGAAGGGATGCTGGATGCGGCGCGGCTGGCCCGCGTGATCATCAGCCCCGGCCATTCGCTCAGCTACAAGGTGGAGCAGGAGCAGGACTTCAAGGATACGGTCGTCACCCTGCTGATCGACAATTCCGGTTCCATGCGCGGCCGCCCGATTTCCATCGCGGCGATCAGCGCCGATATCATGGCCCGCACGCTGGAACGCTGCGGCGTGAAGGTGGAAATCCTCGGCTTCACCACCCGCGCGTGGAAAGGCGGGCAGAGCCGGGAGAAGTGGCTGAATAGCGGGAAACCCGCCAATCCCGGCCGCCTGAACGATCTGCGCCACATCATCTACAAGAAGGCGGATGAACCGATGCGCCGCGCGCGCCGCAATCTCGGCCTGATGATGCGCGAAGGGCTGCTGAAGGAAAATATCGACGGTGAGGCGCTGCTCTGGGCGCATACGCGCCTGCTCGCGCGGCCGGAAGATCGCCGGATCCTGATGGTGATTTCGGATGGCGCGCCGGTGGACGATTCAACGCTCAGCGTGAACAATGCCGGCTATCTGGAAACCCATCTGCGCAAGGTTATCGACTGGATCGAACGGCAAAGCCCGGTCCAGCTCGTCGCCATCGGTATCGGCCATGACGTGAACCGCTATTACCGGCGGGCGGTGACGATCATGGATGTGGAACAGCTGGGCGGCACGATCATCGAACAACTGGCCGATCTGTTCGAGGTGGAATAG
- the fsa gene encoding fructose-6-phosphate aldolase — translation MKFFADTAEIEDIKELAEAGLLDGVTTNPSLIHKSGRDFMEVTKEICGLVDGPVSAEVVALDHATMMKEAEVLRKIADNVCIKVPLTIDGLKTCKALTDDGTMVNVTLCFSANQALLAAKAGATFVSPFVGRHDDNGFDGMELIRDIRLIYDNYAFETEILVASVRHATHILESARIGADVATAPPKVIKGLVNHVLTDKGIEGFLADWAKTGQTII, via the coding sequence ATGAAATTCTTTGCCGACACCGCAGAAATCGAAGACATCAAGGAACTGGCCGAAGCCGGTCTGCTTGATGGCGTGACCACCAATCCTTCGCTGATCCACAAGTCCGGCCGGGACTTCATGGAAGTGACGAAGGAAATCTGCGGCCTCGTGGATGGCCCGGTCAGCGCCGAAGTCGTGGCGCTGGATCATGCGACCATGATGAAAGAGGCGGAAGTGCTGCGCAAGATCGCGGACAATGTCTGCATCAAGGTGCCGCTGACCATCGATGGCCTGAAGACCTGCAAGGCGCTGACCGATGACGGCACGATGGTGAATGTCACATTGTGCTTTTCCGCCAACCAGGCGCTGCTGGCGGCGAAGGCCGGCGCGACTTTTGTTTCCCCCTTCGTTGGCCGCCACGACGATAACGGCTTCGACGGGATGGAACTGATCCGCGATATCCGCCTGATCTACGACAATTACGCCTTTGAAACGGAAATCCTGGTTGCCAGCGTGCGCCATGCGACCCACATTCTGGAAAGTGCGCGGATCGGTGCCGATGTCGCCACCGCTCCGCCCAAGGTCATCAAGGGCCTGGTCAATCACGTGCTGACCGACAAGGGGATCGAGGGTTTCCTTGCCGACTGGGCAAAGACCGGCCAGACCATCATTTAA
- a CDS encoding DUF4197 domain-containing protein, which produces MHQADHIHRRSFLIGSLAAGGSLALAGCASYGGGISFTEAIRRLLLLSSERAFARMTAPGGFWDESVATLGLNEFLGTRGDVLSGILTSALFKSRLEDAVADIAVEASYRAAPIVADTIRTIGFENAVALIRGGPTAGTSFVRQEMGVRLLDALVPEVGEALRVAEDPLMGQLLSGLAGVDVAGVARNFSQEVENVVWREIGREEAAIRADPQSTRDPLLIGALEAARAL; this is translated from the coding sequence ATGCATCAGGCCGATCACATTCACCGTCGTTCCTTCCTCATCGGATCGCTGGCCGCGGGCGGGTCGTTAGCGCTGGCGGGCTGCGCATCCTATGGCGGGGGGATCAGTTTCACCGAAGCGATCCGGCGGCTTCTGCTGCTTTCCAGCGAACGCGCCTTCGCCCGGATGACGGCGCCGGGCGGCTTTTGGGACGAATCGGTGGCGACGCTCGGGCTCAATGAATTTCTCGGCACGCGCGGAGATGTGCTGTCCGGCATATTGACCTCGGCCCTGTTCAAGTCGCGGCTGGAGGACGCCGTGGCCGATATCGCGGTGGAAGCATCCTATCGTGCGGCGCCGATCGTGGCCGATACGATCCGCACGATCGGCTTCGAAAATGCGGTGGCCCTGATCCGCGGCGGGCCGACTGCGGGGACCAGCTTCGTGCGGCAGGAAATGGGCGTGCGGCTGCTGGATGCGCTGGTGCCCGAAGTGGGGGAGGCGCTGCGCGTGGCGGAAGATCCGTTGATGGGGCAATTGCTGTCCGGCCTTGCCGGTGTGGATGTGGCGGGCGTGGCCCGCAATTTCTCGCAGGAGGTCGAAAATGTAGTCTGGCGGGAAATCGGCCGGGAAGAGGCCGCGATCCGCGCCGATCCGCAATCCACGCGCGATCCGTTGCTGATCGGCGCGCTGGAAGCTGCAAGGGCGCTGTGA
- a CDS encoding primosomal protein N' yields MNRVRLIIFNAALGPLDYRVPEGMDVGPGSVVIAPLGPRQIVGIVWDEGRLPGDTVPDARLRPILGVLPVPPLKPELRRLIEWTADYYCASLASVARMVLSSGGALKGPATMTEYRLSGGMPERMTPKRELAIAALEGEQATMRELADISGVSEGVLRGLVNQGVLEPVVVDCDRPYEKARADFDQPDLSAEQGEVAGRLVQAMRDGGFAPFLLDGVTGSGKTETYFEAIAEALRNNRQTLVLLPEIALTEAFLRRFENRFGAAPIVWHSSLKSTERRRAWRAIASGEAQVVVGARSALFLPYARLGLIVVDEAHEISFKQDDGVRYNARDVAVMRARFEKIPAILASATPALESLQMAESGIYERLVLPSRFGGASLPHIETVNLTEEPPEKGRWLAPRLARELFARLERKEQSLLFLNRRGYAPLTLCRHCGYRFQCPNCSAWLVEHRLSHRLACHHCGHETATPDRCPECGEPDCLVACGPGVERIADEVAEIMPEARVAVATSDTLNSPEKAAAFVAMAEAGEIDVIVGTQLVTKGFHFPELTLVGVVDADLGLEGGDLRAAERTYQQVAQVAGRAGRGAKPGEVLIQTRHPDAAVIAALAAGDRDAFYAAETEARRHAGAPPFGRWGAIIVSSEDEPEAREAANRIGAIRPNLPDVQILGPAPAPMALLRGRYRYRLLLNARRSAELQNVIRDWLGALSFPQGVRVSVDIDPYSFV; encoded by the coding sequence ATGAACCGCGTCCGACTGATCATCTTCAACGCCGCGCTTGGCCCGCTCGACTATCGCGTTCCGGAAGGGATGGATGTCGGACCGGGCTCTGTCGTCATCGCGCCCCTTGGGCCAAGGCAGATCGTGGGGATCGTCTGGGATGAAGGACGGCTGCCGGGCGATACGGTTCCCGATGCCAGGCTGCGCCCCATTCTGGGCGTCCTGCCGGTTCCCCCGCTGAAGCCCGAATTGCGGCGGCTGATAGAATGGACGGCGGATTATTACTGCGCTTCCCTGGCGTCGGTCGCGCGGATGGTGCTGTCCAGCGGCGGTGCGCTGAAAGGCCCGGCCACCATGACCGAATATCGCCTGTCCGGCGGAATGCCCGAACGGATGACGCCCAAGCGTGAACTGGCCATCGCCGCGCTGGAGGGTGAACAGGCCACGATGCGGGAACTGGCCGATATATCAGGCGTCAGCGAAGGCGTGTTGAGAGGCCTTGTGAATCAGGGCGTGCTGGAACCCGTCGTGGTCGATTGCGATCGCCCATATGAAAAGGCCCGCGCCGATTTCGACCAGCCGGACCTGTCCGCCGAACAAGGCGAGGTGGCAGGGCGACTGGTGCAGGCGATGCGCGATGGCGGATTTGCCCCCTTCCTGCTGGACGGCGTCACCGGCTCGGGCAAGACGGAAACCTATTTCGAAGCCATCGCCGAAGCGCTGCGAAATAATCGGCAAACCCTCGTCCTCCTCCCCGAGATCGCCCTGACGGAGGCTTTTCTCCGCCGGTTCGAGAATCGCTTCGGCGCCGCCCCGATCGTGTGGCATTCCTCGCTCAAATCGACCGAAAGGCGGCGTGCGTGGCGGGCAATCGCCAGCGGGGAAGCGCAAGTAGTGGTCGGTGCGCGTTCCGCCCTGTTCCTTCCCTATGCGCGGCTGGGCCTGATCGTGGTCGATGAAGCGCATGAGATCAGTTTCAAGCAGGATGACGGCGTGCGTTACAATGCGCGCGACGTGGCCGTGATGCGCGCCCGGTTCGAGAAGATCCCCGCAATCCTGGCCAGTGCCACGCCCGCGCTGGAAAGCCTGCAAATGGCCGAAAGCGGGATTTATGAACGGCTTGTTTTGCCAAGCCGTTTCGGCGGGGCGAGCCTGCCGCATATCGAAACGGTCAATCTGACCGAGGAACCGCCAGAAAAGGGCCGCTGGCTCGCGCCGCGGCTGGCGCGTGAATTATTCGCCCGGCTGGAGCGCAAGGAACAGTCGCTGCTGTTCCTCAACCGGCGTGGATATGCCCCGCTGACCTTGTGCCGCCATTGCGGCTATCGCTTCCAATGCCCCAATTGCAGTGCATGGCTGGTCGAACATCGCCTGTCGCACAGGCTCGCCTGCCATCATTGCGGGCATGAAACCGCAACACCCGATCGCTGCCCCGAATGCGGTGAACCCGATTGCCTGGTCGCCTGCGGTCCGGGCGTGGAACGGATCGCGGATGAAGTGGCGGAGATAATGCCCGAAGCGCGGGTTGCCGTGGCAACATCAGACACGCTGAACAGCCCCGAAAAGGCCGCCGCCTTCGTGGCCATGGCCGAAGCCGGGGAAATCGACGTGATCGTGGGGACGCAGCTTGTAACCAAGGGTTTCCACTTCCCCGAACTGACGCTGGTGGGCGTGGTCGATGCCGATCTGGGCCTTGAAGGTGGGGATCTGCGCGCGGCGGAACGAACCTATCAGCAAGTCGCGCAGGTGGCTGGCCGGGCCGGTCGCGGGGCCAAGCCGGGCGAAGTGCTGATCCAGACGCGCCACCCCGATGCCGCAGTGATCGCCGCGCTCGCCGCAGGGGACCGGGATGCCTTCTATGCCGCAGAGACAGAGGCGCGCCGCCATGCGGGCGCCCCGCCCTTCGGCCGCTGGGGCGCGATCATCGTGTCGAGCGAGGACGAACCCGAAGCCCGCGAAGCCGCCAACCGCATCGGCGCGATAAGGCCCAACCTGCCCGATGTGCAGATATTAGGCCCCGCCCCCGCGCCCATGGCGTTGCTGCGCGGGCGCTATCGCTATCGCCTTCTGCTCAATGCCCGCCGTTCCGCCGAATTGCAGAATGTCATTCGGGACTGGCTGGGGGCACTTTCCTTCCCCCAGGGTGTTCGGGTCAGTGTCGATATCGATCCTTACAGCTTTGTATAA
- a CDS encoding YdeI/OmpD-associated family protein produces MANSFPHGTVHQASDDLQVAIRSDPALLTLWESLTPLGRNEFICWIEDAKKETTRARRIARTCDELRDGKKRPCCWAGCIHRTDKAPGRWQQAVLVDGKKAKPGKPDQTR; encoded by the coding sequence ATGGCCAACAGCTTCCCTCATGGCACCGTCCACCAGGCAAGCGATGACCTTCAGGTCGCGATCCGTTCCGATCCGGCTTTGCTGACGCTTTGGGAAAGCCTTACGCCTCTCGGCCGGAACGAATTCATCTGCTGGATCGAAGACGCAAAAAAGGAAACGACGCGTGCCCGGCGCATCGCCCGAACCTGCGACGAATTGCGTGATGGAAAGAAGCGTCCGTGCTGCTGGGCCGGCTGCATCCACCGGACCGACAAGGCGCCGGGCCGCTGGCAACAGGCGGTTCTTGTCGACGGCAAGAAAGCGAAGCCGGGTAAGCCGGACCAGACGCGTTGA
- a CDS encoding bifunctional transcriptional activator/DNA repair enzyme AdaA has product MALEQMKVAGIDPEEAWAAVLRRDRAFDGRFVTGVLSTGIYCRPSCATRHPRRENVRFFDCGADAREAGLRPCLRCLPDDVSREGKAVGKAIEAIKCAASVPTLADLARLTDYSPSHFQRMFKRSTGLSPAEYARALRRERAGEALSGGDSVTGAIYEAGYGAASRFYEDNKGRMGMAPSAWKNGGRGVSIRWAVVETTLGPMLVAATDKGVCRLSFNEGEEHLRARFPQAELVPGGAEFAGLLDKVVAAVEQPGSGGADVPLDVQGTAFQEKVWQELRRIPPGETRSYAEIAAAVGNPGAVRAAGSANGANNVAVLIPCHRVVRSDGTLGGYAYGLDIKRELLARERD; this is encoded by the coding sequence ATGGCGCTCGAACAGATGAAGGTGGCGGGCATCGACCCGGAAGAAGCATGGGCAGCCGTGCTGCGCCGCGACCGGGCGTTTGACGGTCGCTTCGTCACCGGCGTGCTCTCCACCGGAATATATTGTCGCCCCTCCTGCGCCACGCGCCATCCCCGGCGGGAAAATGTCCGCTTTTTCGATTGCGGCGCCGATGCGCGCGAGGCGGGCCTCCGGCCATGTCTGCGCTGCCTGCCGGACGATGTCTCACGCGAAGGAAAGGCCGTGGGCAAGGCGATCGAAGCGATCAAGTGCGCTGCCAGCGTGCCTACGCTCGCCGATCTGGCACGGTTGACCGATTATTCGCCGAGCCATTTCCAGCGGATGTTCAAACGAAGCACTGGCCTTTCCCCCGCCGAATATGCCCGCGCACTGCGGCGGGAGCGGGCGGGCGAGGCGTTGAGCGGCGGGGACAGCGTGACCGGCGCCATATATGAAGCCGGATATGGCGCGGCTTCCCGCTTCTACGAAGACAATAAGGGGAGGATGGGCATGGCACCATCTGCGTGGAAAAATGGCGGGCGCGGTGTGAGCATCCGCTGGGCGGTCGTGGAAACCACGCTTGGGCCAATGCTCGTCGCCGCGACGGACAAGGGTGTGTGCCGCCTGTCCTTCAATGAAGGGGAGGAGCATTTGCGGGCCCGTTTCCCGCAGGCGGAACTGGTGCCGGGCGGGGCGGAATTCGCGGGCTTGCTGGACAAGGTGGTTGCCGCTGTCGAGCAGCCGGGCAGCGGCGGGGCCGATGTGCCGCTGGATGTCCAGGGCACGGCGTTTCAGGAAAAAGTGTGGCAGGAATTGCGCCGCATCCCGCCGGGCGAAACCCGATCATACGCGGAAATTGCCGCGGCCGTTGGCAATCCGGGGGCGGTGCGGGCGGCGGGCAGTGCCAATGGCGCGAATAATGTCGCCGTCCTGATACCCTGCCACCGCGTAGTGCGCAGTGACGGAACGCTGGGCGGCTATGCCTATGGCCTGGATATCAAGCGTGAATTGCTGGCGCGGGAGCGGGATTAG